One Lactobacillus sp. CBA3606 DNA segment encodes these proteins:
- a CDS encoding alpha/beta hydrolase, translating into MTRKKIIWLMAIMSSLVVTGSGAYWHHRLAPLRSVKVQTTNIPTVFIAGDYARAFSTNGFVHRLSAAHLATKALVVNVGRHGQVHVHQFAPLRHNPTIQVVFADNHQPKRQARQLVSVMRLLKQRYHVYTYNAVGHSSGGNIIFDYLTHPSKQQPKINKFVTIASTYPQATTAIKRLPAKLPILTIAGHVWQSNGDGTVKLKAVLAFNTALRHQGRHPQTKLIQGSPLTAAHSMLHINPTVDRAVITFLYH; encoded by the coding sequence ATGACACGAAAAAAAATCATTTGGCTCATGGCTATCATGAGCAGCTTAGTCGTCACTGGTAGTGGTGCTTATTGGCACCACCGCTTAGCACCGTTGCGGTCAGTTAAAGTTCAAACAACCAACATTCCCACGGTCTTTATTGCTGGTGATTATGCTCGAGCCTTCTCAACAAACGGGTTCGTGCATCGTTTAAGCGCCGCTCACCTTGCGACTAAAGCGCTAGTGGTTAATGTCGGTCGCCACGGGCAGGTGCACGTTCATCAATTCGCACCCTTACGCCATAATCCAACAATTCAAGTCGTCTTCGCCGATAACCATCAACCTAAGCGGCAAGCCCGCCAATTAGTCAGCGTGATGCGACTACTAAAACAACGTTACCATGTCTACACTTATAACGCCGTCGGCCATTCGTCGGGTGGGAATATTATCTTTGATTACTTAACTCATCCGTCCAAACAACAACCTAAAATCAATAAGTTCGTGACCATTGCGTCAACTTATCCACAGGCCACCACAGCCATCAAACGACTGCCGGCCAAGCTGCCGATTTTAACCATCGCCGGGCACGTTTGGCAAAGTAATGGTGACGGGACTGTCAAGCTGAAAGCCGTCCTTGCATTCAATACGGCATTACGGCACCAAGGTCGCCATCCCCAAACCAAGTTAATCCAGGGTAGTCCATTAACCGCCGCCCATTCGATGTTGCATATCAATCCGACCGTGGATCGAGCGGTTATCACCTTTTTATATCATTAA
- a CDS encoding NAD(P)/FAD-dependent oxidoreductase, with protein sequence MTAKYDLTIIGGGPVGMFAAFYAGMRNARVQLLESLPELGGQVQALYPEKMIHDIAGYPAIRGRELVQQLATQMQQFPIAVQLNSAVTNITGQLGDFTITTKTGAVSHSQAVIVATGSGAFQPRKLAVDNAAQFEGQQLFYHLPSRDQFQNQTVLVAGGGDSAIDMALMLAPVAKQVYIMHRRDQFRGMEHNVDLLKASPVQIKTPFLIKALTPLANGQVQLTMKEVRGTAAETLAVDKLVVNYGFIADNKLLQAWQVTPTLAHRLITVDTQMNTDVPGMAAIGDIVTYAGKLGLIASGFGEAPNAVNQLMMQLYPERRSPLHSTTLFEKRAH encoded by the coding sequence ATGACTGCAAAGTACGATTTAACCATTATTGGTGGGGGCCCCGTGGGGATGTTTGCGGCTTTTTATGCCGGTATGCGTAATGCCCGGGTCCAATTGTTAGAAAGCTTGCCAGAATTGGGTGGCCAGGTTCAAGCGCTCTATCCTGAAAAAATGATTCACGATATTGCGGGGTACCCAGCCATTCGTGGGCGGGAACTCGTGCAACAATTGGCGACCCAAATGCAGCAGTTTCCAATTGCGGTGCAGTTGAATAGCGCAGTCACAAATATCACGGGTCAATTGGGTGATTTTACGATTACGACCAAGACGGGCGCAGTCTCACATAGTCAGGCAGTAATTGTGGCTACCGGGAGTGGGGCGTTTCAACCACGGAAGCTCGCCGTTGATAATGCAGCGCAGTTTGAAGGCCAACAATTATTTTATCACTTGCCTAGTCGTGACCAATTCCAAAATCAGACGGTGTTGGTTGCCGGCGGTGGCGATTCGGCGATTGATATGGCGCTCATGTTAGCGCCAGTGGCGAAACAAGTTTATATCATGCACCGGCGTGATCAGTTTCGCGGCATGGAACATAATGTTGATTTATTAAAAGCCTCACCAGTTCAGATTAAAACCCCATTTTTGATCAAGGCGTTGACGCCGTTGGCTAATGGACAAGTTCAATTGACGATGAAAGAAGTTCGGGGCACGGCGGCAGAAACCTTAGCAGTGGATAAATTAGTCGTTAATTATGGGTTTATTGCCGATAACAAGCTCTTGCAGGCCTGGCAAGTTACGCCGACTTTAGCGCATCGGTTAATTACGGTGGATACACAAATGAACACCGATGTCCCCGGCATGGCTGCCATTGGTGATATTGTCACGTATGCCGGTAAGTTGGGCTTAATTGCGAGTGGTTTTGGCGAGGCACCGAATGCGGTCAATCAATTAATGATGCAACTCTATCCGGAACGGCGTAGTCCGTTACACAGTACGACATTGTTTGAAAAACGTGCGCATTAG
- a CDS encoding LTA synthase family protein, which yields MFTKLRQHVDTRIGFFWLLIFLFWAKTLFAYFVEFSLGVTDILQILLMLVNPLATTVFLFSLALYIRKTGFYYYILLLIDALNTVLMYANVIYYREFTDFMTVSTITGYSKVNQGLTGSSLALTNWYDFIYWLDIIILLVLFIFHRIKHDDRPIKKRTAFAYTSVAIAGFALNLTLAESNRPQLLTRTFDRTYIVKYLGLDAFTVYDGIKDEQTNHQRASAKKSELDTVKAFTQSHYAAPNAKMYGIAKGKNVIVIHLESFQQFLIDKKINGQEVTPFLNKLYHSNSTYSFKNFFHQVGQGKTSDAENMLETSTYGLATGSLFAQLGSDNTFQAAPAILNQRAKYSSAVFHGNVASFWNRNNTYKNMGYQYFFDASYFDTTGDKSTGYGLKDKLLFKNSVQYLERLQQPFYVKYITVTNHFPFSMDSEDTDFKTTDTSDSAINGYFQTAHYLDQSVKEFYAYLKKAGLLKNSMIVLYGDHYGLSNSENTTLAPILGKSAKDWTSYDNAQLQRVPFMVNIPGTTGGKIESTYGGEIDVLPTILHLLGISSKRYIQFGTDLFSKDHDQVVAFRNRDFVTPKYTVLGGTIYSNATGEELMATDAVKKAVAKDQTKVSKELSLSDSLNSKNLLRFYTPKGFKKITAANYNYADGLQKEIKIENALKNASTSLYSKNGDKSTAEFYETDAPEATHKKTDSTRIQITNPDDTDSNASTTSSSSK from the coding sequence ATGTTTACGAAACTCCGCCAACACGTCGACACGCGGATTGGGTTCTTTTGGTTACTCATTTTCCTATTTTGGGCCAAAACCCTCTTCGCCTACTTTGTAGAATTCTCCTTAGGTGTTACGGACATTCTACAAATTTTGCTAATGCTCGTTAATCCGTTAGCAACGACTGTGTTTTTATTTAGCTTAGCGTTGTACATTCGCAAAACTGGCTTTTATTACTACATCTTATTATTAATTGATGCCCTTAATACGGTCCTGATGTATGCCAATGTGATTTATTACCGCGAATTTACTGATTTTATGACTGTCAGTACCATTACAGGTTATTCCAAAGTCAATCAAGGCTTGACTGGCTCTTCATTAGCCTTAACCAACTGGTACGACTTTATTTATTGGCTGGATATTATTATTTTACTGGTCTTATTTATTTTTCACCGGATCAAACATGATGACCGTCCCATCAAAAAACGGACGGCCTTTGCGTATACTTCCGTGGCGATTGCTGGCTTCGCATTAAACTTAACCTTAGCCGAATCGAATCGGCCGCAACTGTTGACTCGGACTTTTGATCGCACTTATATCGTTAAATATCTTGGCTTAGATGCGTTTACCGTTTATGACGGTATCAAAGATGAACAGACTAATCATCAACGCGCCAGTGCTAAAAAATCAGAACTCGATACGGTTAAAGCCTTTACACAGTCGCATTACGCCGCCCCAAATGCCAAAATGTACGGTATTGCCAAGGGCAAGAATGTGATTGTCATTCACTTGGAAAGTTTCCAGCAATTCCTCATTGATAAAAAAATCAATGGTCAGGAAGTGACGCCGTTTCTGAATAAGCTCTACCATAGTAATTCCACTTATTCGTTCAAGAACTTCTTCCATCAAGTGGGGCAAGGTAAGACCAGTGATGCCGAAAACATGCTAGAAACTAGCACTTACGGCCTAGCAACCGGTTCCTTATTTGCCCAATTAGGCTCCGATAATACGTTCCAAGCTGCCCCGGCGATTCTAAATCAACGTGCGAAGTATTCCTCCGCCGTCTTCCATGGCAATGTGGCTAGCTTCTGGAATCGTAACAACACTTATAAAAACATGGGCTATCAATATTTCTTTGATGCCAGTTACTTTGACACGACCGGTGATAAATCAACCGGCTATGGTTTAAAAGATAAGCTGTTATTTAAGAATTCGGTTCAATATTTGGAACGGTTACAACAACCATTTTACGTCAAATACATTACCGTCACGAATCACTTTCCATTCAGTATGGACTCTGAAGATACCGACTTCAAAACGACTGACACGAGTGATTCAGCTATTAATGGGTACTTCCAAACTGCGCATTATTTGGACCAATCTGTGAAAGAATTCTATGCTTACCTCAAAAAGGCTGGACTGCTTAAGAATTCGATGATTGTCTTGTACGGTGATCATTATGGACTTTCCAATAGTGAGAACACGACGTTGGCACCCATTCTTGGTAAATCAGCTAAAGATTGGACGTCCTATGACAATGCCCAGCTTCAGCGAGTGCCATTCATGGTCAATATTCCGGGTACCACTGGCGGTAAGATTGAGTCCACTTATGGTGGCGAGATTGACGTCTTACCAACGATCCTACATTTGTTGGGCATCTCCAGCAAACGGTATATCCAGTTTGGAACCGACCTATTCTCGAAAGACCACGATCAAGTCGTCGCCTTCCGGAATCGCGATTTCGTGACCCCAAAGTATACCGTTCTTGGTGGGACAATCTATAGTAATGCCACCGGTGAAGAGCTAATGGCAACGGACGCCGTCAAAAAAGCTGTCGCCAAAGATCAAACTAAGGTCAGCAAAGAATTGAGCTTGTCTGATTCCTTAAACTCTAAAAACCTATTACGCTTCTATACACCGAAAGGCTTTAAGAAGATCACCGCTGCTAACTATAATTATGCCGATGGTCTCCAAAAAGAAATTAAGATTGAAAATGCCTTAAAGAACGCTTCAACTAGTCTGTATTCTAAGAATGGCGATAAATCAACCGCTGAATTTTACGAAACTGATGCGCCGGAAGCAACGCATAAGAAGACTGATTCAACCCGAATCCAAATTACTAATCCGGATGACACTGATAGCAACGCCAGCACCACTAGTAGCAGTTCCAAATAA
- a CDS encoding SpaA isopeptide-forming pilin-related protein codes for MRTKVYLALLGLLTVMLVVLATGQVAQAATITTTGLNGTDAQVMDRNGTVVKDPSTLSKWENYNVQYQWAIPDGETLAAGDTATVTLPNGVVAGADLNFPLTDADGTTIGTFVLKAGETTGTITFNDELATKTINRHGTLNFYAKGTTAGDNHFGWQLNKIGWIGSYDEQGKPSQLTWNVAFNPTGADLGTVVVTDTLGPNQTFLPTTVSAMAGKYDSAGAFISSGEPLTPQVIYQGNQVKFIFSNITTAVNMVYNTQLENVSSTSNSWTNTANMQGTTVSGHVSWGGAGTGQGNNDEASTGSVILTKQAATTGVAIAGAAYDLRASDGTVIASGIQTNANGEVTVDDLVPGTYSFVETKAPTGYELNQTPVPFEITAGELSTPVRVTQKDVQMPTTGAVILTKTDAASGQKLAGATYDLRNQAGTVIKSGLTTDAQGQLEITGLNPAEYTLVETKAPVGYDLSTTPLAFKIVAGQTAAVTVTAKDVKQTTAPTEPSEPEVPVEPSEPEIPVEPEAPTEPAVPGEPSEPEVPGTPEEPKVPVTPGLPGDANQPTPPTAPSLPGTPKPKPAVPGVTLPGQPSTTVTGQDNAPAATKPGKLPQTAEASHQVVWVMAIGLMLLGSLIGFGRWLGRRY; via the coding sequence ATGCGAACGAAGGTTTATTTAGCTTTATTGGGATTACTAACAGTCATGTTAGTTGTTTTAGCAACAGGCCAGGTTGCACAAGCGGCCACCATCACGACGACTGGTCTGAATGGTACGGATGCGCAAGTCATGGACCGCAATGGCACGGTTGTGAAAGATCCCAGTACGTTAAGCAAATGGGAAAACTATAATGTGCAGTATCAATGGGCGATTCCAGATGGGGAGACGCTGGCAGCTGGCGATACGGCGACGGTTACATTGCCGAATGGGGTAGTTGCCGGTGCTGATTTGAACTTTCCATTGACGGATGCTGATGGCACGACGATTGGGACGTTTGTGCTGAAGGCTGGTGAAACGACTGGGACCATCACGTTTAATGATGAGTTAGCCACGAAGACCATTAATCGGCACGGAACCTTGAACTTTTATGCGAAAGGCACGACTGCTGGTGATAATCATTTCGGCTGGCAGCTTAACAAAATCGGTTGGATTGGCAGTTATGATGAACAAGGTAAGCCATCACAATTGACTTGGAATGTGGCATTTAATCCAACCGGAGCTGATTTAGGGACGGTTGTGGTAACGGATACATTAGGACCCAACCAAACCTTTTTACCGACAACGGTTTCAGCAATGGCCGGTAAATATGATTCAGCTGGCGCATTTATTAGTAGTGGTGAGCCATTGACGCCCCAAGTGATCTATCAAGGGAATCAAGTGAAATTTATTTTTAGTAACATCACGACGGCGGTCAATATGGTTTATAACACGCAACTTGAAAACGTTTCGTCGACCAGTAATTCATGGACCAATACCGCTAATATGCAAGGGACGACTGTCAGTGGTCATGTGAGCTGGGGTGGTGCTGGGACCGGTCAAGGCAACAATGATGAAGCGTCGACTGGTTCAGTTATTTTGACTAAGCAAGCCGCAACGACTGGCGTTGCCATTGCAGGGGCCGCTTATGACTTACGTGCGAGTGATGGAACCGTGATTGCCAGTGGAATTCAGACGAATGCAAATGGTGAAGTGACAGTTGATGATCTGGTCCCTGGTACCTATAGCTTCGTGGAAACTAAAGCGCCGACTGGTTATGAATTGAATCAGACGCCGGTGCCGTTTGAAATTACCGCTGGTGAATTGAGTACGCCAGTTCGAGTCACACAAAAAGATGTCCAAATGCCGACGACCGGTGCCGTCATTTTAACTAAAACTGATGCGGCTTCCGGCCAAAAGTTAGCCGGTGCCACGTATGACCTGCGAAATCAAGCGGGAACCGTGATTAAAAGCGGCTTGACGACGGATGCGCAAGGCCAACTTGAAATTACGGGTCTCAATCCAGCTGAGTACACCTTAGTTGAGACGAAAGCACCAGTTGGTTATGACTTAAGCACGACACCACTTGCGTTTAAGATTGTGGCCGGTCAGACGGCGGCTGTGACGGTGACGGCTAAGGATGTTAAGCAAACAACGGCACCAACTGAACCCAGTGAACCGGAAGTGCCAGTTGAACCGAGCGAACCCGAAATTCCGGTTGAACCAGAAGCGCCAACTGAACCGGCAGTGCCAGGCGAACCTAGCGAACCGGAAGTTCCTGGGACACCCGAAGAACCTAAAGTGCCAGTGACACCAGGTTTACCAGGTGATGCTAATCAACCGACGCCACCAACGGCACCAAGTTTACCTGGAACGCCGAAACCGAAGCCGGCAGTGCCAGGCGTGACGTTGCCAGGGCAACCAAGTACAACAGTAACGGGGCAAGATAATGCGCCGGCAGCAACTAAGCCCGGTAAATTACCGCAAACAGCTGAAGCAAGTCATCAAGTTGTTTGGGTCATGGCAATTGGATTAATGTTATTGGGTAGTTTGATTGGATTTGGGCGTTGGTTGGGACGTCGTTATTGA
- a CDS encoding MMPL family transporter encodes MGKMLKLKFLYLGFWLLISLASIAVLPNMSTFLESHQTTTRDQIHATKLVQLQNNWGHHLSRTKPVTMVFNNPKTTLSRRQQASIQRRLTAIEQKADYYRIKQLRTSTTSPNDRQLLTAKDGSTVLAVAAIDTRQADLPIVAKELAAAIQITGLKTAVTSPELDTLNQQRTQQHQIRLILGLVLGSAFLLLALIFRSVLIPLINLLIQTVGLVVTTSVAANASQHWHLPVTSNSSLLVGLTGLLLSTGLTWTYMQVYLTSGRSATTPLRQIRQTWGLPLITLAAMTLGLSWTPFLTLASAWLMTLTIVIMTLATLTLNEGFATLLLPAELHWPGTHAWSHWSKNAWGQLSRYGQRWPLGGILVTLLMLILGLSLGRPLTDANRVTPTLGTQLVTAHFGPGAATKTTLYLATPTKLTTQTSLQAIDTLTTKLQQIPGIATVTSVTQPTGKRLTGYYVETQLKLINTNLTVNQQTLRHLQKDLTTNQAAITATALDTQLTDLQTLQTKLAQLATLNDTIARHLTRLTADEVDPMTQPTLTAQLTMATDLITTITDLTTTIQTDQTALLATLATTTQQLTTIQQSLTQTIDQLKTVTDSITATNAYLTALKTSQAGKLFYLTQSARQAPIFKTSLATNVSQTAKITQLVITFKTAATDPASFATLKQVQQTVQAAQLASPLAHATATYSGEPEQQATNHQQLTTHAWQWALVTLLLMASCLWLGYRSLVISGYLTTGLVLMIAASLGVTQFIYAHWLPTLSIPWLALGWSSLWLSLHWILVSLTLIDRHNWRNIATEHTWPQQFYRCSQRIWPLILLELSGLVPMLFLSDMTLAATGLMTTLGIGLIQLSLPLILPGLLTWTVRPPQLNPKKWFHSTDA; translated from the coding sequence ATGGGAAAAATGCTCAAATTGAAGTTTTTATACTTAGGATTCTGGCTTTTAATTAGCTTGGCCAGCATTGCTGTATTACCAAACATGTCCACTTTTTTAGAGTCACATCAAACCACCACCCGTGATCAGATTCACGCCACTAAGTTAGTTCAGTTACAGAATAATTGGGGACACCATTTATCACGTACAAAGCCGGTAACAATGGTTTTTAACAATCCAAAAACCACTTTATCACGGCGTCAACAAGCTAGCATTCAACGGCGTTTAACCGCAATTGAACAAAAAGCTGATTACTATCGCATTAAACAGCTCCGCACCAGTACAACTTCACCTAACGATCGTCAGTTATTGACCGCCAAAGACGGCTCAACCGTGCTCGCTGTCGCTGCGATTGATACGCGCCAAGCAGATTTACCCATTGTTGCTAAAGAATTAGCAGCTGCGATTCAAATTACCGGACTAAAAACCGCTGTTACCAGTCCTGAATTAGACACGCTGAATCAGCAGCGCACCCAGCAACACCAAATCCGCTTGATTCTCGGGCTAGTCTTAGGGAGTGCCTTCCTATTACTGGCACTGATTTTCCGTTCCGTTCTGATCCCGCTGATTAACCTTTTAATTCAAACGGTCGGACTCGTCGTTACGACCAGTGTGGCCGCCAACGCTAGTCAACACTGGCACTTACCAGTCACCAGCAACAGTAGCTTACTCGTTGGCCTAACTGGATTACTCCTGAGTACCGGGCTAACTTGGACCTATATGCAGGTTTATTTAACGTCGGGACGCTCAGCTACCACCCCTTTACGCCAAATTCGTCAAACTTGGGGGCTGCCACTAATTACCTTGGCAGCCATGACCCTCGGGCTTAGTTGGACCCCTTTCTTAACCTTGGCTTCAGCTTGGCTCATGACCTTGACCATCGTGATTATGACTTTAGCGACGCTTACCCTCAATGAAGGCTTTGCGACGTTATTATTACCAGCTGAACTCCACTGGCCGGGGACGCACGCCTGGTCACATTGGTCAAAAAATGCTTGGGGACAATTAAGTCGTTACGGCCAACGTTGGCCGTTGGGGGGGATTTTAGTGACCCTCCTAATGCTAATTTTGGGGTTGAGTTTAGGCCGCCCTTTGACTGACGCCAATCGGGTCACCCCAACACTGGGAACCCAATTAGTCACTGCTCACTTTGGGCCCGGGGCCGCCACCAAAACGACCCTCTATTTAGCGACGCCCACTAAGCTGACGACTCAAACTAGCTTACAAGCCATTGATACTTTAACAACTAAATTACAACAAATCCCAGGGATTGCAACGGTGACGTCGGTGACCCAACCCACCGGTAAACGACTAACGGGGTACTATGTTGAGACGCAACTCAAGCTAATCAACACAAACTTAACCGTTAATCAACAGACTTTGAGACACTTGCAAAAAGACTTAACTACCAATCAAGCGGCCATTACCGCAACCGCCCTTGATACCCAGCTAACTGATTTGCAAACCTTACAAACCAAGTTGGCCCAATTAGCCACTTTAAACGATACCATCGCCCGCCATTTAACACGTCTGACCGCTGATGAAGTCGATCCGATGACACAACCAACTTTAACGGCACAACTGACGATGGCGACCGACTTAATCACGACCATTACTGACTTAACCACCACGATTCAAACCGATCAAACGGCTTTACTGGCGACACTTGCAACAACGACCCAGCAACTCACAACAATTCAACAAAGTCTCACCCAGACCATCGACCAATTAAAAACGGTCACTGATTCAATTACGGCGACCAATGCTTATCTGACCGCCTTAAAGACAAGTCAAGCTGGCAAACTGTTCTACCTAACGCAATCAGCACGGCAAGCACCTATTTTTAAGACCAGCTTAGCAACCAATGTTAGCCAAACAGCAAAAATCACTCAGCTAGTCATTACGTTTAAGACCGCCGCAACTGATCCAGCCAGCTTTGCAACACTTAAACAAGTTCAACAGACTGTTCAAGCCGCACAATTAGCATCGCCGTTAGCTCATGCGACCGCCACTTATAGCGGCGAACCTGAACAACAGGCCACTAACCATCAGCAGTTAACCACGCACGCTTGGCAATGGGCCTTAGTGACGTTACTCCTCATGGCTAGTTGCCTCTGGCTAGGCTACCGTTCATTAGTCATTAGTGGTTATTTGACGACTGGCTTGGTCCTCATGATTGCTGCTAGTCTGGGCGTGACGCAATTTATTTACGCGCATTGGCTGCCCACGCTGTCAATCCCGTGGTTAGCCCTAGGGTGGAGTAGTCTCTGGCTAAGTCTGCACTGGATTTTAGTCAGTCTGACCCTGATTGACCGTCATAATTGGCGTAACATCGCAACTGAACATACTTGGCCGCAACAATTTTATCGTTGTAGTCAGCGTATCTGGCCGTTAATACTCTTAGAATTAAGTGGCTTGGTACCCATGCTTTTTCTATCAGATATGACCCTAGCCGCAACTGGCCTGATGACCACCTTAGGAATCGGCCTAATCCAGTTAAGCCTGCCATTAATCCTACCAGGGCTACTGACTTGGACCGTTCGGCCGCCGCAACTCAATCCCAAAAAATGGTTCCATTCTACTGACGCTTAA
- a CDS encoding ATP-binding cassette domain-containing protein, which produces MQIQQVSYTFPHAKQPFFDQLSFELPEQQVNFLIGQNGSGKTTLADILVGLRPCQGTLTPKLTAIYLSQHLPMLASVRVSDVAQLILGIEYGQIKVALAQLTSRLDAPTLAFLTPLWHHRYHDLSGGQQKLVQLVLFLQLDRELVVLDEPTAFIDREHVGILVNVIQAHPERTYLMITHDVRDVRAFSKYQVLWLADHKIKASLTRADFEAQAVTAPFLQAFQQD; this is translated from the coding sequence ATGCAAATTCAACAAGTTAGCTATACCTTTCCACATGCCAAACAGCCTTTTTTTGATCAGTTGAGTTTTGAGTTACCGGAACAGCAAGTCAATTTTCTAATCGGTCAAAACGGGAGTGGTAAAACGACGCTAGCCGATATTCTGGTTGGGTTACGGCCTTGTCAGGGGACGCTTACCCCAAAATTAACGGCAATTTATTTAAGCCAGCATTTACCGATGCTAGCGTCAGTTCGCGTGAGCGATGTTGCGCAGCTTATTTTGGGCATTGAATATGGACAGATTAAGGTGGCACTAGCCCAACTGACTAGTCGCCTGGATGCACCGACTTTGGCTTTTTTAACGCCACTTTGGCATCACCGGTATCATGACCTATCGGGTGGGCAACAGAAGTTAGTTCAACTAGTGCTCTTTTTGCAATTGGACCGTGAACTGGTCGTGCTAGATGAACCAACGGCCTTTATTGATCGTGAACATGTTGGGATATTAGTCAACGTGATTCAAGCGCATCCAGAGCGTACTTATCTAATGATTACCCATGATGTTCGTGACGTGCGGGCTTTTTCAAAGTATCAAGTGCTGTGGTTAGCTGATCACAAAATCAAAGCCAGTCTGACGCGCGCTGATTTTGAAGCACAAGCGGTGACGGCACCATTCTTACAAGCCTTTCAGCAGGATTAA
- a CDS encoding GNAT family N-acetyltransferase has translation MEIKMSNQPTSPVYADAIMIRRAVFIAEQKIAPALELDTVTPATWHYVLYNDAGQAVATARMTPIADQQLHVQRVATLKVARGHGYAQAILQRMMADGRQQGARQLVLGAQVTAQGFYTQLGFEPQGAVFMEAGLAHQTMTLAL, from the coding sequence TTGGAAATTAAAATGAGTAATCAGCCGACGTCGCCAGTCTATGCTGATGCGATAATGATTCGACGAGCGGTGTTTATTGCGGAGCAAAAGATTGCGCCGGCCTTGGAGTTAGACACCGTTACGCCAGCAACTTGGCACTACGTTTTATATAACGATGCTGGGCAAGCGGTGGCAACGGCCCGAATGACACCAATCGCTGACCAACAGTTACATGTACAGCGGGTCGCAACTTTGAAGGTTGCCCGTGGTCACGGTTATGCGCAAGCTATCTTGCAACGAATGATGGCGGATGGCCGCCAACAAGGCGCACGACAATTGGTCCTAGGGGCGCAGGTGACGGCACAAGGTTTTTATACCCAACTTGGATTTGAGCCACAAGGCGCGGTCTTTATGGAGGCCGGATTAGCCCATCAAACGATGACGTTAGCCTTATAG